Proteins from one Plasmodium cynomolgi strain B DNA, chromosome 10, whole genome shotgun sequence genomic window:
- a CDS encoding hypothetical protein (putative), which translates to MEKLQLPEWNDIERYFKDPELITAEILFVGLTLCNVFVMYRLFLDVIPFPIFVTWWQLAQGLLVAYVCGELGKEFPKFAYFPKVEINENMLKVLFVPSIFYCLMLVLSNYLLFKTPCIASYPVLVSFTVVFHHLTRFIGCGEEYMPLRWKSIVFLLAAFVIGCFDSKTTGKGVIIWALLYALFSAIFRAGFMQKIMHLVDGKGNTLHNNQHLLGVLLLPILIVLSGEWTVFGHMPYNIMSLHTWQMWGCLITVGTLPFIKNVISNRLVRRTGQGPWRFLEIISIVLVFFIGMTYNTPSFLGYVAIICVIVGRSLGAFDVMLNASDYMMAEDERKRKTSKANYAKSRQGTQASKPFLYSGDNEDDEEESSFSSNDSRSYQGSQDYDDKDSVNSSSQQYSVHKGTSRMDSSSNQTSHAGMSGDESRRGSRMSDAKANGRGASFHSKSKLSRNYSSKKQELCYYD; encoded by the exons ATGGAAAAGCTGCAGCTGCCAGAATGGAACGATATCGAAAGATATTTTAAAGACCCCGAGTTGATTACGGCGGAAATCCTATTTGTAGGTCTGACCCTGTGCAATGTATTCGTTATGTACCGCCTGTTCCTAGATGTGATTCCTTTCCCCATCTTTGTGACTTGGTGGCAGTTGGCGCAGGGTTTGCTGGTTGCCTATGTATGTGGGGAGTTAGGAAAGGAGTTCCCCAAGTTTGCCTACTTCCCAAAAgtagaaataaatgaaaatatgctCAAGGTGTTATTTGTCCCCTCCATATTCTATTGTCTAATGTTAGTGTTGTCTAATTATTTACTATTTAAAACCCCTTGTATAGCGTCCTACCCAGTTCTTGTTAGTTTCACGGTAGTATTTCACCACCTCACTCGTTTTATTGGGTGCGGAGAGGAGTACATGCCTCTAAGGTGGAAATCAATAGTGTTCCTCCTAGCCGCTTTTGTAATTGGCTGTTTTGATTCCAAGACGACAGGGAAAGGAGTAATCATATGGGCTCTACTATATGCACTATTTTCAGCCATTTTCAGAGCAGGCTTCATGCAGAAAATTATGCATCTTGTAGATGGAAAAGGGAATACATTACACAACAACCAGCACCTCTTAGGGGTTCTACTCCTACCTATACTGATTGTACTGTCTGGAGAATGGACCGTTTTTGGACACATGccatataatattatgtcCTTGCATACTTGGCAGATGTGGGGTTGTTTGATAACTGTAGGTACCTTgccatttataaaaaatgtgatttcTAACAGATTGGTTAGAAGAACAGGACAAGGCCCATGGAGATTTTTAGAAATAATTTCTATCGtgttagttttttttatcgggATGACTTACAATACTCCATCCTTTTTAGGATACGTTGCCATCATATGTGTAATTGTTGGTCGCTCTTTGGGTGCCTTTGATGTCATGCTGAATGCATCCGATTATATGATGGCAGAAGATgagaggaaaaggaagactTCCAAAGCGAACTATGCCAAGAGTAGACAAGGGACTCAGGCATCGAAGCCGTTCCTGTACTCTGGGGATAACGaagacgatgaggaggaaagCTCCTTCAGCTCGAATGACAGCAGAAGTTATCAGGGGTCTCAGGACTACGATGATAAGGACAGCGTGAATAGTAGCTCTCAACAGTATAGCGTCCACAAGGGGACGAGCAGAATGGATAGCTCTTCGAATCAAACCAGCCACGCGGGGATGTCTGGGGACGAGAGCAGACGGGGCAGCAGAATGAGTGACGCCAAGGCCAATGGGCGGGGTGCCAGTTTCCATTCCAAGTCCAAGTTGTCCCGAAACTACTCCTCCAAGAAGCAGGAGCTT TGCTATTATGAttga